CTCAGCGTCCGAGCCAGCTTCGTTATCCGCAGGCTCCGGCATGGTCGCAAGAACGTCAGCGAGGTCATCCTCACCGTCAGGCGTATCCATCACCGTATCAATCTTGCGCAGGATATCTTCGGCGCTCGTCGTATCCTGCTCCGCCTCGAGCGGCGTTTCCAGCTCTCCCAGTATGTCATCCAGGTCGTCACCGGACACGTCAGAGTCCGGAATATTTGTATCAATCGACGCCAGCGCGTCTGAAAGGGCAGCGTCCTCTTCCGCCTTTGCGTCCGGAGCATCAAGCCCACCCAGAATGTCGTCCAGATTGACTGCCTCGTCCGGCGTCGTCGGCGCTGATGTATCGATACCGGCCAGAATATCGTCCAGCGGGTCGTCCCCACCCGCTTTCGGCTCGGATGCGGTGTCGAGGGCGCCAAGTATGTCGTCTAAGGCGTCGGTCTCGTCCGGCTCCGAAGCAACCGGTTCAAGTCCGGCAAGCACATCATTAAGCCCGTCCGTCACTGTCGCGGTCTCCGGTGCGACAGCCGGAATCCCCGACAGGATGTCATCCGCGACATCATCCACCGGGGCTTCGGGCGGGGCATCCAGCGATGCAAGGATATCCTTACTGCGGTCTTCTTCCGGGGCAGAGATGTCCGGCATGTCCAGACCTGCGAGCACGTCATCGAGGGTATCATCCGACACGGATGCTTCTGATGCGGAGGGCATGCTGGCCAGTATGTCCCCGATTGCGTCCTCTTCTGGCGCGTCCGACGGTGCTTCGGGCAAGTCCGACAGAATGTCATCTGTATCATCCTTCGGCGTGGTCACCGCGACCGGCTCAAGTCCGGCAAGGATACCAGATGTGTCATCTTGGGCTGCCGCATCATCATCGACCCGGTCAATACCGGACAAGATGTCCGATACCGCGTCTGCGTCAGTCTCTTCGATCTCCGGTGCGGCGTCGAGGCCGCTCAGCACGTCGTCCACGGTGATATCGGGTTCGGTATCGTCCGGCGCCGCTACGGCAAGATCATCCAGGACCGCGCTGAACGTATCGCCGTCTGCTTCAGCTTCGGGCGGTGCTTCCACACTGGCCAGCACGTCGTCCACAGTGGCGTCAGATGGTGCGTCCTCGGGTGAAGTGGCGGCAAGCGCCGCCAATGTGTCATCCGTGTCTTCGGCCTGCACGGGCGTGTCGGGCAGGGCCGCACGCAAGCTTTCCAATGCCTCTGACACGTCCGATTGCGCCTCTCCCGGCTGTGCCAGTGCTTGTAAGAGTTCAGGTTTCGACAACAGCGTTTCGATAAGCATTTCGGCCCCTGCCTTACCGTCCATATAGGTCATCAGATCGCTCAGCCGCCGACGTGCCTCAAGCAACGGGGCCAGCGCTTCGACCCTGGAGGCAATTGCTTCGGGGCTGAAATCGTCCATGCTTTCAAAGGTCAGATCAACCGACAGGTTGCCTTCACCAGTCAGGGTGTTGGGCACCGCAAACTGCGCCTTGGGTGCCATCGCCTGCATGCGGTCATCGAAATTGTCGGCGTCGATCTCAAGAAAGGCGCGCTGGTCAATGCTTGGCTTCTCCGCCTTGCCAGAGAGATCCGACATCACACCCATCACAAAGGGCAATTGAACCTTTTTTTCGGCACCGTACAGCTCAACATCGTATTCAATCTGCACCCGCGGCGCGCGGTTGCGTGCAATGAATTTCTGTGAGCCACTCATCCCTCGCCTCCCCGGGCCTGGCGTAATTCGTCCCGCAATGCGCGCACCTCGTCCTGAAGGGCCAGCACGTGGGCGTCCACCTGATCGGTCTCTTCCCGCACCAGGGCACGCAGCTTTTCAAATTCGGCCTCGGTGTCAGCCTCCACCGCAGACTGCATCGTGTTGACCAACAGACCGATGAACAGATTGAGCACCGAAAAGGCGGTAATGACAATGAAGGGGACAAAGAAAGCCCAGGCGTTGGGAAACTCCTCCATCACCGGGCGCACAATGCCCATGGACCAGCTTTCCAGCGTCATGATCTGAAACAGCGAATAGAGCGACCGACCCAGTGTGCCGAACCATTCGTCAAAGGCCGCGCCGTACATGATGGTCGCCATCACGCCGAAGACATAGAAAACGATCGAAATCATGATGATGACTGCACCCATGCCGGGCAACGCGTCCAGCAAAGCCTGCACAACCGCGCGCATCTGCGGAATGACCGACAGCAACCGCAACGCCCGGATCACCCGCAGGCCACGCAGGGCCGACAGATTGGCCGTCTGGGGCAACAGGCCGACACCGACGACGAACATGTCGAAAATGTTCCACGAATTGCGGAAGAAACTGAAACCGTAGGCAAAAAGCTTGAGCGCCAGTTCAATCACAAAGATCGCCAGAACGGTCTTGTCGATGATCGCAAGCGTTCCGCCCATAAACGCCTGTACCCGGTCGGACGTGGACAGACCAAGGGTGATGGCGTTGAAGATGATAATTGCCAGAATGGCGTTGTGGACCCAAGGCTGCTCCAAAAATGCCCGTAATCTGCCGCGCAGGGTGTCTGGTGGGGATGCAGCGGTGTTTTCCATGCCCTTGTCCGTTGTCCTAGCAGTGTTGGAGCGGTTCGATCACGTCAGCCTGACCGGCAACCGGCAGGGTCCTTGGTTATCTTACCGCTTCCATCAGTTCATTAAACGTTTTCATAACAACTCTGACCGTCAAATTATTCGTTCTGCTGAACAGTCTTCTTCAAATACTCGATGCTAAGCTGCCTGCCATGCCGCGATCCAAAAAAATGGGCGCTTTAGGTTCATGGTCTTCCGGAACGGTCGAAACATCGTCGCTCCAGTCATTTTCTGTCTGTAAGTCTCCGTGCGTGGTCCTTCCCGTCGCATTGCATGGCCTTTCCAGGTAGCAGACCTAGAGGATTTCACCGGCTGTCTTGAACACCTTGAGTGCAATATCCATGGCTTTCTTGACCTTGTCGGCGTGCGCCTTGAGTGTCTTGAGATCAAGCTTGCCTTTAGTGTCCTTAGCCATCTGCAAAGCCTGGTCAGCAAATTTACGGCCATTCTGTTCAGTTGTGTTGAACTCGATGATCTGCACGATCATGTCGTTGATCTGTTTTTCCTGCTTCGACGTGACTGGAACGCCCTTGTCCTTGAGTTGAAGAAGCTTCTCCAGCTTGCCCGCCATGCCCGATGCCTTCTGCCGGGTTGCCGTCAGCTTGATCTTGTACTCCTTGACAGTGTCCTCGACCTTCTTGATGTGGCTTTGGCCCGCTTTTCCGCTCTTGGTTTCCTTGGACAGTTTCTCGACTGCCTTCATCACCTGTTCGCGCACTTTGGATTCGCTGGCCAGCGCCTTCTGAACCTCCTTGGCGATGTCATAGATCGACTTGGCGATCTTGTAGTACTCGTCTACCTTGGCCCCCGCACTTGAGACGAGCGCGGCGATGCCCTTACCGATCTTGATCACGCCCCACGACACGTTGGCGACGATCTTGATCTTGTACTTGGTGTAATCCTTGTTCTCTTTCTTGATCTTCTCCCACGACGCCTTGATCCGGTTCTGCGCTTCTTTCTCGAGGTTGCCGACCAGTTTTTTCAGCTCGTCGTTGACAAGCTTCGCAAGCTTTTCGACCTCCTTCTTGTCGGTCATGCCTTCAAGCTGTTTGTCGTATTTCTGGATCGCAGGATTGATCGCTATCTTCCGGTAATCGTTCAGATACTTGAACACCGGCTCCATAATCCGCGCCAACAGCGACGGATCGGTTTCCTTACCGGAAACCTTCAGCGTGATCGTGCCGTTGGGCACTTCAAGGTTTTTTGCGCTGACTGTGATCAGGTCGAACGTCTGGTTCAATTCGCCCATGGTGATCTCCTCCTGGTTTTCGTATTCACCTGCTCCACCTCATTCGAGCAGGCATCCGGGCCAACCGGCGGGCGCCGTTACCGCACCCCTCAGCCGAAACTGTAGACGAAATCCTTGTCCGCCACATCAATGGCGACCTTTTCGATTGTATCGCCCTCCATCATCCTGTGCAGGAATTCGGCCGAAATGTCCGGCAGCATGGTATTGGTCACAATGGCATCGATCATCCGCCCACCGCTCTCCAACTCCTGACAGCGGTTTACGATTTCGTCGACAACCGCGTCCGAATACTCGAACGGCACGCCATGCGCTTCGGTCACCCGTTTCTTGATCCGGCCAAGCTGCAACTTGGTAATCTCGGCGATCATATGCGGGCTGAGCGGGTAGTAGGGGATGGTGACCAACCGCCCGAGCAGCGCAGGTGGAAACACCTTGAGCAACGGGTCGCGCAGCGCCTTGCCCATGCCTTCGGGGTCGGGCATCAGTTCCGGATCCGCACACAGGTCCATAATCAGGTCCGTGCCTGCGTTCGAGGTGAGCAGGATCAGCGTATTCTTGAAATCGATGGTCCGGCCTTCTCCATCCTCCATCACGCCCTTGTCGAAGACCTGAAAAAAGATCTCGTGCACGTCGGGGTGCGCCTTCTCCACCTCGTCCAGCAACACTACGGAATAGGGCTTTCGCCGCACTGCCTCCGTCAGCACTCCGCCTTCTCCGTATCCCACATAACCCGGAGGCGCACCCTTCAACGAACTGACAGTATGTGCCTCCTGATATTCAGACATGTTGATCGTGATGACGTTCTGTTCACCGCCGTACAGCACCTCTGCTAGCGCCAGCGCGGTTTCGGTCTTGCCGACCCCGGACGTGCCGGCCAGCATGAACACACCGATGGGTTTCGAAGGATTGTCCAGCCCGGCCCGGCTTGTCTGAATCCGCTTGGCAATCATCTTCATCGCGTGATCCTGTCCGATCACCCGCTTGGCGAGATGCTCTTCGAGATTGAGGATCGTTTCGATTTCGTCCTTCAGCATGCGCCCCACGGGAATGCCGGTCCAGTCGCCCACGACGCTGGCCACCGCCTGATGATCAACAATTGGCAGGATAAGGGGGCTGTCGCCCTGCAGCGCTTCCAGCTCTGCATTCTTTGCCTTCAACTTTTCTATGACCGCGGCACGATCCGCTTCGCTCATCGGGTCCAGCGCGCTCTCGGTTTCGGCTGCCTCCGTCGCGGCCTCGCCTTCCAGCGTTTCGGTCTCGTCCACCGGCTGACCCGCTTCACGTACCTGCGCCCGCAGATCGATGATTTCCGTCACCAGAGCCTTCTCGGCGTCCCAGTTTTTGGTCAACTCTTCCAAACGCGCCTGTTCGGCGTCCTTCTCTGCAGTCACTGTAACGCGGCGCTCGGCCACATCATATCCGGCGTTCTCGTCCCGGCCGATAATCTCAAGCTCGGTGGTCAGGGCTTCGATCCGGCGTTGGCTGTCATCGACCTGCGCTGGAACCGCATGCTGGCTGACCGCGACCCGCGCACAGGCCGTGTCTAGCAGGCTCACAGATTTGTCCGGCAGTTGCCGCGCGGGTATATACCGCGCCGACAGTGTCACCGCCGCTTCGATCCCTTCATCCAGCACCTGCACCTGATGGTGTTTCTCCAACATCGCCGCAATGCCGCGCATCATCAGGATGGCCTTGGGAATGTCGGGTTCTTCTACGTGCACAACCTGGAAGCGGCGGGTCAGGGCCGGGTCCTTCTCGATGTACTTCTTGTACTCGGCCCATGTGGTTGCACCGATGGTGCGCAGCGTGCCGCGCGCCAGCGCAGGTTTCAGCAGGTTCGCCGCGTCGCCCGTACCGGCAGCACCGCCTGCCCCGACCAACGTGTGGGTTTCGTCCACGAACATCACAATCGGCGTGGTCGAGGCCTGCACTTCGTCGATGACCTGACGCAGCCGGTTCTCGAACTCGCCCTTCATGGACGCCCCGGCTTGCAAAAGGCCCACGTCCAGCACCAGCAGTCGCACGTTTTGCAACGCAGGCGGCACATCGCCGCGCGCGATCCGCAAGGCAAACCCTTCGACCACGGCAGTCTTGCCGACGCCCGCCTCGCCGGTCAGGATCGGGTTATTCTGGCGGCGGCGCATCAGCACGTCGACAATCTGCCGGATCTCCTCGTCACGACCCACGATGGGGTCGATCTCGCCATTTCGGGCCTGTTCCGTCAGATCGGTGCAGAATTGGCTCAACGCCTCTTCCCCACCCATCGCCGCAGGCTTCATTGCGCCCGATGCTTCGCCGGGGTCTGCACCACCACCGGTCACGGACCCATCCTGAGGTTTCATCGCGTCTTCGGGCGAACCATCCGTGATCGTATGGAAATCATCGGCCAAATCATCGGGCTTGATCGACGCAAGCGTCGGCGAAATGCCAGTTAGTATGTTCTTGAGGTTGGGCGTCTCCAGCATTCCCAGGATCAGATGCCCGGTGCGCACCTGGTTCGAGGAATAGAGCAGCGATCCCCAGACCCAGGCCCGCTCCATTGCGTCTTCAAGATGGCTCGACAAGTCGCTCACCGATGAAGCGCCGCGGGGCAATGCATCCAGCGCCGCCGTCATCTCGGTGGCGATTTTTCCCGCATCCAGATCGAAATGCTTGATGACCCGGTGCACGTCGCTGTCCTGATTGTTCAGGATCTGGTGCAGCCAGTGCACAACTTCCACATAAGGGTTTCCACGCATCTTGCAGAACACCGTAGCGCCCTCGATAGCTTTGTACCCAAGGCTGTTCAGCTTGCCAAAAAGCGCAACGCGACTGATTTCGGTCATCTCATGTCCCTTCCCTCGCGGCGGCACCCGATACCTGGGCACCGGGCACCAGGTACAGATCATCCGCATCCTTGTCTGATTTTGCTGTCCCGATCCAACTTGTCTGGCCCAGCCGCATTGTGTGCCCAAGCTGAGCCTTTGGGATCTCGTCGTGGCGCAACACAAGGTTCACGTCCCAATCCAGAGCATCGCCGACGTAGTTCCGAACAATCGCGCGCAGTCGTGGCAGTGACCCGCCGCCGGGCAACAGGCGTTCATAGTCGCGCAGGCTCAGCGGCCCGATCTTCAAACGGAATTTGGCCGAGCGGGTCCAGACCCGTTCGCCGATGGACGTGGTCCGCCCCAGTGTGGCGGGCGCTCCCATGCGCCAACAATCGCCAGGCTCCAGTTCCAGCCAGCACCCAACAAATTCCTGAACCCGCACGTTGGTGCCGAAAAAGCTCGATACGATGGACTTCAGGCCCTCAGCATTTCGTGGTCCCTGCGACAGCAGCCCTGCAAAGTGACGTTTGGCCAGATCGGGCAAGTCGTCCCTGCCGCGCAGATGCGTCCCGTGATATCCGGCGATGGCCGCGATCTTGCGCTCGATCCCGTCATTGTCGCCACGGTCAAAGCTGGGCGCGGGCTGGCCCGAACGCCAAGCGCGATAAAGCAGCGTCATCAGACGGTGGGTGAGGACATTTGCAAATTCCACAAATGTCGGATCACGGTGGTGCCGGAGTCTTGCGCGGGCAAACTCGGTGAGATGCAGCGGCAGCGGGCCCATCGGACCGAACAGGCCAAAGAAACGGTTTGTGAGGCGTCCCGGTTTTTCGCCCTTGGGCGGCTCGAACCCGGCAATGGTGGAGGGGGGGAAACTCAACCCCGCCTCTTGCCCGAACCGCACCTTGTCCTGCCGGGGGCGCCGGGCATCACCGATACGCGGAGCTTCAGGAAACGCCGCTTCCAGCACGCGGAAAGCATGGAAGATGTGGTGTTTTTCCGGGGTTTTGCTCAGCCGCTCGAGATGCGTCAGAGAATCCGCCCCAGACCGGTTTCCGGGCGCCATCGGGCGATCTCCCCGCGTTGCTGGGTGACTAGCACCGTTTCTGTAAAACTGTTGAT
The DNA window shown above is from uncultured Tateyamaria sp. and carries:
- a CDS encoding ion transporter translates to MENTAASPPDTLRGRLRAFLEQPWVHNAILAIIIFNAITLGLSTSDRVQAFMGGTLAIIDKTVLAIFVIELALKLFAYGFSFFRNSWNIFDMFVVGVGLLPQTANLSALRGLRVIRALRLLSVIPQMRAVVQALLDALPGMGAVIIMISIVFYVFGVMATIMYGAAFDEWFGTLGRSLYSLFQIMTLESWSMGIVRPVMEEFPNAWAFFVPFIVITAFSVLNLFIGLLVNTMQSAVEADTEAEFEKLRALVREETDQVDAHVLALQDEVRALRDELRQARGGEG
- the tssH gene encoding type VI secretion system ATPase TssH, which produces MTEISRVALFGKLNSLGYKAIEGATVFCKMRGNPYVEVVHWLHQILNNQDSDVHRVIKHFDLDAGKIATEMTAALDALPRGASSVSDLSSHLEDAMERAWVWGSLLYSSNQVRTGHLILGMLETPNLKNILTGISPTLASIKPDDLADDFHTITDGSPEDAMKPQDGSVTGGGADPGEASGAMKPAAMGGEEALSQFCTDLTEQARNGEIDPIVGRDEEIRQIVDVLMRRRQNNPILTGEAGVGKTAVVEGFALRIARGDVPPALQNVRLLVLDVGLLQAGASMKGEFENRLRQVIDEVQASTTPIVMFVDETHTLVGAGGAAGTGDAANLLKPALARGTLRTIGATTWAEYKKYIEKDPALTRRFQVVHVEEPDIPKAILMMRGIAAMLEKHHQVQVLDEGIEAAVTLSARYIPARQLPDKSVSLLDTACARVAVSQHAVPAQVDDSQRRIEALTTELEIIGRDENAGYDVAERRVTVTAEKDAEQARLEELTKNWDAEKALVTEIIDLRAQVREAGQPVDETETLEGEAATEAAETESALDPMSEADRAAVIEKLKAKNAELEALQGDSPLILPIVDHQAVASVVGDWTGIPVGRMLKDEIETILNLEEHLAKRVIGQDHAMKMIAKRIQTSRAGLDNPSKPIGVFMLAGTSGVGKTETALALAEVLYGGEQNVITINMSEYQEAHTVSSLKGAPPGYVGYGEGGVLTEAVRRKPYSVVLLDEVEKAHPDVHEIFFQVFDKGVMEDGEGRTIDFKNTLILLTSNAGTDLIMDLCADPELMPDPEGMGKALRDPLLKVFPPALLGRLVTIPYYPLSPHMIAEITKLQLGRIKKRVTEAHGVPFEYSDAVVDEIVNRCQELESGGRMIDAIVTNTMLPDISAEFLHRMMEGDTIEKVAIDVADKDFVYSFG
- the tssG gene encoding type VI secretion system baseplate subunit TssG; this encodes MAPGNRSGADSLTHLERLSKTPEKHHIFHAFRVLEAAFPEAPRIGDARRPRQDKVRFGQEAGLSFPPSTIAGFEPPKGEKPGRLTNRFFGLFGPMGPLPLHLTEFARARLRHHRDPTFVEFANVLTHRLMTLLYRAWRSGQPAPSFDRGDNDGIERKIAAIAGYHGTHLRGRDDLPDLAKRHFAGLLSQGPRNAEGLKSIVSSFFGTNVRVQEFVGCWLELEPGDCWRMGAPATLGRTTSIGERVWTRSAKFRLKIGPLSLRDYERLLPGGGSLPRLRAIVRNYVGDALDWDVNLVLRHDEIPKAQLGHTMRLGQTSWIGTAKSDKDADDLYLVPGAQVSGAAAREGT